A genomic region of Papaver somniferum cultivar HN1 chromosome 7, ASM357369v1, whole genome shotgun sequence contains the following coding sequences:
- the LOC113296984 gene encoding 110 kDa U5 small nuclear ribonucleoprotein component CLO-like, translating to MDDSLYDEFGNYIGPEIESDRESDGEGEDDEDLTDKPSEVEQADSDDEDNRDASNGWITASNDVDMENQIVLAEDKKYYPTAEEVYGEDVETLVMDEDEQPLEMPIVKPVRNIKFEVGVKDSSTYVSTQFLLGLMSNPSLVRNVALVGHIQHGKTVFMDMLVEQTHHISTFDSNSEKHMRYTDTRIDEQERRISIKAVPMSLVLEDSKAKSYLCNIMDTPGHVNFSDEMTAALRLADGAVLIVDAAEGVMANTERAIRHAIQDRLPIVLVINKVDRLITELKLPPNDAYHKLKNILEVVNIHITTVSSTAGGVQTLDPSAGNVCFASGSAGWSFTLQSFAKLYVKLHGIPFDASKFASRLWGDRYYHPDTRVFERKPPAKGGDRSFVQFILEPLYKIYSQVIGEHKKSVEATLEELGVKLPNAAYRLNVRPLLRLACSSVFGSATGFTDMLVQHIPSAKEAAARKVEHIYSGPRDSSVFDSMESCDPSGPLMVNVTKLYPKSDCSVFDVLGRVYSGEIQTGQTVRVLGEGYSPDDEEDMTVKEITKLWVYQARYRIPVSKAPAGSWVLIEGVDASIMKTATLCHADYDEDIYIFRPLRFNTLPVVKTATEPLNPSELPKMVEGLRKISKSYPLAITKVEESGEHTILGTGELYLDCIMKDLRELYSEVEVKVADPVVSFCETVVESSSMKCFAETPNKKNKITMIAEPLEKGLAEDIENGVVSIDWPRKRLTNFFMSNNYSWDILAARGVWAFGPDKQGPNILLDDCLPSEVDKNLLNAVKDSIVQGFQWGAREGPLCDEPIRNVKFKIVDAKIAPEPLHRGTGQIIPTARRVAYSAFLMATPRLMEPVYYVEIQTPIDCVSAIYTVLSRRRGHVTADVPQPGTPAYIVKAFLPVIESFGFETDLRYHTQGQAFCLSVFDHWAIVPGDPLDKSIVLRPLEPAPIQHLAREFMVKTRRRKGMSEDVSINKFFDEAMVVELAQQAADLHLQML from the exons ATGGATGATAGTTTGTATGATGAGTTCGGGAACTACATTGGACCAGAAATCGAATCTGATAGAGAATCAGAtggagaaggagaagatgatgaagatcttACTGATAAACCCTCGGAAGTAGAACAAGctgattctgatgatgaagacaataGAGATGCTTCTAATGGTTGGATTACAGCTTCTAATGATGTTGATATGGAAAACCAGATTGTACTCGCTGAAGATAAAAAGTATTATCCGACTGCGGAAGAAGTTTATGGTGAAGATGTTGAAACCCTAGTTATGGATGAAGATGAACAACCACTTGAAATGCCAATTGTTAAACCTGTTAGAAATATTAAGTTTGAAGTTGGTGTTAAAGATTCTTCTACTTATGTTTCGACACAATTTCTATTAGGTTTAATGTCTAATCCGTCATTAGTTCGAAATGTTGCTCTTGTTGGTCATATTCAACATGGTAAAACTGTTTTTATGGATATGTTGGTGGAACAAACACATCATATTTCGACTTTTGATTCTAACAGTGAGAAACATATGAGGTATACTGATACTAGGATTGATGAACAAGAGAGAAGGATTTCGATTAAAGCTGTACCTATGTCACTTGTTCTTGAGGATAGTAAAGCTAAGTCTTACTTGTGCAATATCATGGATACTCCTGGTCATGTAAATTTCTCTGATGAAATGACTGCTGCTCTTAGACTTGCTGATGGAGCTGTCTTAATTGTTGATGCTGCTGAAGGAGTTATG GCAAACACAGAGAGGGCTATACGTCATGCAATCCAAGACAGGCTTCCTATTGTTCTCGTTATCAATAAG GTTGATAGGCTTATAACTGAACTTAAACTGCCCCCAAATGATGCTTACCACAAATTGAAAAATATATTAGAAGTGGTCAATATCCACATCACGACGGTCTCGTCAACTGCTGGAGGTGTGCAGACCCTTGATCCGTCCGCTGGTAATGTTTGTTTTGCAAGTGGAAGCGCTGGTTGGTCCTTCACTCTGCAATCGTTTGCCAAGTTGTATGTTAAGCTTCATGGGATTCCATTTGATGCTTCAAAATTTGCATCACGACTCTGGGGAGATAGATATTATCATCCTGATACTAGGGTTTTCGAGAGGAAACCTCCTGCTAAAGGGGGAGATAGGTCATTTGTGCAGTTCATCCTTGAACCTCTTTACAAAATATATAGCCAAGTAATCGGAGAGCACAAGAAGAGTGTGGAGGCAACTCTTGAGGAACTTGGTGTTAAGCTTCCAAATGCTGCATACAGGTTGAATGTTAGGCCTTTGCTGAGACTGGCTTGTAGCTCCGTTTTTGGATCTGCCACAGGTTTCACTGATATGCTAGTTCAACACATCCCTTCTGCCAAGGAAGCTGCAGCGAGGAAAGTAGAGCATATATATAGTGGGCCTCGGGATTCATCGGTGTTTGACTCAATGGAAAGTTGTGATCCATCTGGACCTCTAATGGTTAATGTGACCAAACTTTACCCTAAATCAGATTGCAGTGTCTTTGATGTTCTCGGTAGAGTTTACAGTGGTGAAATTCAGACTGGGCAGACTGTGCGTGTACTGGGAGAAGGTTATTCTCCAGATGATGAAGAGGATATGACTGTAAAAGAAATAACGAAGTTGTGGGTTTATCAAGCTCGTTATCGGATACCTGTAAGCAAAGCTCCTGCTGGTTCTTGGGTACTCATTGAAGGTGTTGATGCTTCGATTATGAAGACTGCAACCCTTTGCCATGCGgattatgatgaagatatatatatatttaggcCTCTCAGATTCAATACCCTTCCTGTGGTTAAGACAGCCACGGAGCCTCTGAACCCTAGTGAGTTGCCCAAAATGGTGGAAGGTCTTAGAAAGATCAGCAAAAGCTATCCTCTTGCCATCACTAAAGTTGAAGAGTCCGGTGAGCATACTATATTAGGTACTGGGGAGTTATATTTGGATTGCATTATGAAGGACCTTAGGGAGCTCTATTCTGAAGTGGAAGTCAAG GTAGCAGATCCTGTCGTTTCATTCTGCGAGACAGTGGTGGAGTCCTCTTCGATGAAATGTTTCGCTGAAACACCCAACAAAAAGAACAAGATAACCATG ATTGCTGAGCCACTAGAGAAAGGATTGGCAGAGGATATTGAAAATGGTGTTGTAAGCATTGATTGGCCTCGGAAGAGACTTACCAATTTCTTCATGTCAAATAATTATAGCTGGGATATTCTTGCAGCAAGAGGTGTTTGGGCCTTTGGGCCAGATAAGCAG GGACCCAACATCCTCTTAGATGATTGCCTTCCCAGTGAAGTTGATAAGAACTTGTTGAATGCTGTCAAAGATTCCATTGTTCAAGG GTTCCAATGGGGAGCACGTGAGGGACCTCTCTGTGACGAACCTATCAGAAATGTGAAGTTCAAGATTGTTGATGCTAAGATTGCTCCTGAACCCTTACATCGAGGCACTGGTCAGATTATTCCAACAGCTCGACGGGTTGCATATTCAGCTTTCCTCATGGCAACCCCACGTCTTATGGAACCTGTATACTATGTTGAG ATACAAACCCCAATAGATTGTGTATCTGCCATCTACACAGTGTTGTCTCGTCGACGTGGTCATGTTACGGCTGATGTTCCTCAGCCTGGTACGCCAGCTTATATTGTAAAG GCATTTCTGCCAGTAATTGAGTCCTTCGGATTCGAGACTGACTTGAGGTACCACACTCAAGGTCAGGCTTTCTGTCTCTCTGTCTTCGATCACTGGGCTATAGTACCTGGTGATCCCCTTGACAAAAGTATTGTGCTTAGACCTCTTGAGCCGGCACCCATTCAGCACCTTGCTCGGGAGTTCATGGTGAAGACAAGGCGTCGGAAG GGAATGAGCGAGGATGTCAGCATCAAcaagttctttgacgaagccatGGTGGTGGAGCTCGCTCAGCAGGCAGCTGATCTTCATCTGCAAATGTTGTGA
- the LOC113296985 gene encoding DNA repair protein XRCC2 homolog isoform X1, which yields MATPAEWINGDESAKEMLSRVLTERPFLLIPPLHRVPLRVGNVVEIVGPSPSAKTQILMQAAITSILPKEWKGVHYGGLERKVLYFDLDCRFDVERLAQLLRHHILSANRPSNKISTELNENLQEHDDTKDQTANYDEELFLACMKRFLYVRCYNSFEFLATLKTLRYRLQKESKGKSVAAHFLMIDSIGAFYWADRASTPLPVGGDNRKSLSLQSVVETVVKEIQKLLLVQPMLLLATKATILGGGDFKRSFGRAPQDASDFRTTRSSQNHSYREYMPSVWQDNGLGNCDLKSLLLTSDSCSCLLHIGYSYKFQMMILLTADIKMLQHMRVNGCFHHSVSLKSFA from the exons ATGGCGACACCGGCAGAGTGGATTAATGGCGATGAGAGTGCAAAAGAAATGTTATCTAGGGTTTTAACAGAACGTCCATTCTTACTAATTCCTCCTCTACATCGTGTTCCGCTACGAGTTGGTAATGTAGTTGAGATTGTTGGTCCATCTCCTTCTGCCAAAACCCAAATCTTAATGCAG GCTGCAATTACTTCTATTCTTCCAAAGGAGTGGAAAGGTGTACATTATGGTGGCCTGGAGCGTAAAGTACTGTATTTCGACTTGGATTGTCGGTTTGATGTTGAACGTCTCGCGCAGTTACTAAGGCACCACATTTTGTCAGCTAATA GACCAAGTAACAAAATCAGTACGGAGCTGAATGAGAATCTGCAAGAGCATGATGACACGAAGGACCAAACAGCTAATTACGATGAGGAGTTATTTCTAGCTTGCATGAAACGCTTCTTATACGTTCGTTGTTACAATAGTTTTGAGTTTTTGGCTACTCTTAAG ACACTGCGCTATCGACTTCAAAAGGAAAGTAAAGGAAAAAGTGTTGCTGCTCATTTTTTAATGATCGACAG CATTGGTGCTTTTTATTGGGCAGACCGAGCCTCCACTCCCTTGCCAGTGGGAggtgataacag AAAAAGCTTGTCTCTTCAAAGTGTGGTAGAAACTGTTGTGAAGGAAATCCAAAAGCTTCTACTGGTGCAACCTATGCTTCTTCTAGCCACCAAAGCAACCATATTAGGGGGTGGTGATTTCAAAAG GTCATTTGGAAGGGCCCCACAGGATGCCTCTGATTTCAGGACTACAAGAAGTTCACAGAATCATTCTTATCGCGAATACATGCCCTCGGTTTGGCAG GATAATGGTTTAGGCAATTGTGATCTAAAATCTTTGCTCCTTACATCTGATTCTTGCAGCTGTTTATTACACATAGGATACTCTTACAAGTTTCAG ATGATGATCCTGCTGACAGCGGATATCAAGATGCTTCAACATATGCGTGTGAATGGCTGCTTCCATCACTCGGTTTCTCTGAAAAGTTTTGCGTGA
- the LOC113296985 gene encoding DNA repair protein XRCC2 homolog isoform X2 has translation MATPAEWINGDESAKEMLSRVLTERPFLLIPPLHRVPLRVGNVVEIVGPSPSAKTQILMQAAITSILPKEWKGVHYGGLERKVLYFDLDCRFDVERLAQLLRHHILSANRPSNKISTELNENLQEHDDTKDQTANYDEELFLACMKRFLYVRCYNSFEFLATLKTLRYRLQKESKGKSVAAHFLMIDSIGAFYWADRASTPLPVGGDNRKSLSLQSVVETVVKEIQKLLLVQPMLLLATKATILGGGDFKRSFGRAPQDASDFRTTRSSQNHSYREYMPSVWQLFITHRILLQVSDDDPADSGYQDASTYACEWLLPSLGFSEKFCVTDLGLFMVT, from the exons ATGGCGACACCGGCAGAGTGGATTAATGGCGATGAGAGTGCAAAAGAAATGTTATCTAGGGTTTTAACAGAACGTCCATTCTTACTAATTCCTCCTCTACATCGTGTTCCGCTACGAGTTGGTAATGTAGTTGAGATTGTTGGTCCATCTCCTTCTGCCAAAACCCAAATCTTAATGCAG GCTGCAATTACTTCTATTCTTCCAAAGGAGTGGAAAGGTGTACATTATGGTGGCCTGGAGCGTAAAGTACTGTATTTCGACTTGGATTGTCGGTTTGATGTTGAACGTCTCGCGCAGTTACTAAGGCACCACATTTTGTCAGCTAATA GACCAAGTAACAAAATCAGTACGGAGCTGAATGAGAATCTGCAAGAGCATGATGACACGAAGGACCAAACAGCTAATTACGATGAGGAGTTATTTCTAGCTTGCATGAAACGCTTCTTATACGTTCGTTGTTACAATAGTTTTGAGTTTTTGGCTACTCTTAAG ACACTGCGCTATCGACTTCAAAAGGAAAGTAAAGGAAAAAGTGTTGCTGCTCATTTTTTAATGATCGACAG CATTGGTGCTTTTTATTGGGCAGACCGAGCCTCCACTCCCTTGCCAGTGGGAggtgataacag AAAAAGCTTGTCTCTTCAAAGTGTGGTAGAAACTGTTGTGAAGGAAATCCAAAAGCTTCTACTGGTGCAACCTATGCTTCTTCTAGCCACCAAAGCAACCATATTAGGGGGTGGTGATTTCAAAAG GTCATTTGGAAGGGCCCCACAGGATGCCTCTGATTTCAGGACTACAAGAAGTTCACAGAATCATTCTTATCGCGAATACATGCCCTCGGTTTGGCAG CTGTTTATTACACATAGGATACTCTTACAAGTTTCAG ATGATGATCCTGCTGACAGCGGATATCAAGATGCTTCAACATATGCGTGTGAATGGCTGCTTCCATCACTCGGTTTCTCTGAAAAGTTTTGCGTGACCGAT CTCGGTCTTTTCATGGTTACTTAA